The following are from one region of the Fusarium verticillioides 7600 chromosome 1, whole genome shotgun sequence genome:
- a CDS encoding cystathionine beta-lyase, whose product MASDEVPTNLKDVSSVPDGTAGAQTGLDSSLAGLTLASRAVHADEGIQSHRAVAPAMHVSTTFRYSNDPDALKAWDNTDPNNPLDSHVYSRATGPNTTRLEAILTSVIGAPTITYSSGLSAFHAMLVHLNPKRIAIGDGYHGCHGVISILSRLTGLKTLPLDCAVEDLEPGDVIHVETPLNPTGEARDLAAYAEKAKKAGAYLTVDATFAPPPLQDPFKYDVDVVMHSGTKYFGGHSDMLCGTLSVNHKHKDWERSLLNDRLLLGSVMGSLEGWLGIRSLRTLELRVQRQSATATALVDWLAEQQRDPSSAIGALVERVQHASLQPEASIEGSWLQKQMPNGYGPVFSVYLRDGDVAKRLPSKLKLFHHATSLGGVESLIEWRAMTDPKIDKRLLRVSIGVEGLEDLKRDLLQGLEALRKEKEKGVNK is encoded by the exons atGGCCTCTGACGAAGTTcctaccaacctcaaggacgTCTCATCGGTACCGGACGGTACAGCCGGGGCCCAGACCGGACTTGATAGCTCCCTCGCCGGGCTGACACTGGCATCCCGCGCTGTTCATGCCGATGAAGGCATCCAGTCACACAGAGCTGTTGCGCCGGCTATGCATGTCAGCACGACTTTCAGGTACAGCAATGACCCTGATGCTCTGAAGGCCTGGGATAATACCGAT CCCAACAACCCTCTGGACTCTCATGTCTACTCTCGGGCAACTGGTCCCAACACCACTCGTCTCGAGGCAATTCTCACATCCGTCATTGGCGCTCCAACGATTACTTACTCTTCTGGTCTGTCTGCTTTCCACGCCATGTTGGTCCATTTGAACCCTAAGCGTATTGCCATTGGAGATGGCTACCACGGCTGCCACGGAGTGATCAGCATTCTCTCTCGCCTGACAGGTCTCAAGACACTGCCTTTGGACTgtgctgttgaggatcttgagccCGGCGATGTCATCCATGTCGAGACGCCTCTTAACCCCACTGGCGAGGCACGCGATCTTGCAGCATATGCtgaaaaggccaagaaagctGGTGCTTACCTGACTGTTGATGCGACATTTGCACCACCTCCTCTGCAGGATCCTTTCAAGTAtgacgttgatgttgtcatGCATAGCGGCACAAAATACTTTGGTGGTCACTCCGATATGCTCTGCGGTACGCTGTCTGTCAATCACAAGCACAAAGACTGGGAACGTAGTCTCCTCAATgaccgccttcttcttggttctGTTATGGGTAGCTTGGAGGGGTGGCTGGGTATCCGCTCCCTTCGAACCCTCGAGCTCCGCGTCCAGCGCCAGAGCGCTACTGCTACTGCACTGGTTGACTGGTTGGCTGAGCAGCAGCGCGATCCTTCATCTGCAATCGGCGCCCTAGTCGAGCGAGTTCAGCACGCCAGTCTCCAACCCGAGGCATCAATTGAGGGTAGTTGGTTGCAGAAGCAGATGCCCAATGGCTATGGCCCTGTTTTCTCGGTGTATCTTCGCGATGGAGATGTCGCTAAGCGACTGCCATCCAAGTTGAAATTGTTCCACCATGCCACTAGCTtgggtggtgttgagagtTTGATTGAGTGGCGTGCGATGACTGATCCTAAGATTGATAAGAGACTTTTACGGGTGAgcattggtgttgagggtcttgaagatctcaagagGGATTTGCTCCAAGGCCTGGAGGCtttgagaaaggaaaaggagaagggGGTCAATAAATGA